A window of Castanea sativa cultivar Marrone di Chiusa Pesio chromosome 1, ASM4071231v1 contains these coding sequences:
- the LOC142635412 gene encoding ATP-dependent DNA helicase RRM3-like — translation MTVIDRKESMIFFVDGPRRTGKTFLYCSILVTLRKAGHIAIATATFSIAATLLPGGRKAHSRFKIPLIPNASSTCSISKQSDLAELIRRATIIIWDEAPMVNRRALKSLDRTFKDIMKINLPFGEKVLILGGDFRQVLLVVPKGTKAEMIDACIVKSPLWKNVKVLH, via the coding sequence ATGACAGTTATTGATCGTAAGGAAAGCATGATATTCTTCGTCGATGGGCCAAGGAGAACTGGGAAAACATTTTTGTATTGCTCAATATTGGTAACCTTGAGAAAAGCAGGTCACATTGCAATTGCCACAGCTACATTTAGCATAGCAGCAACATTACTCCCTGGTGGAAGAAAAGCGCATTCCAGGTTTAAGATTCCTTTAATTCCTAATGCTTCATCTACTTGCtcaataagtaaacaatcagaTTTAGCTGAACTTATTAGACGTGCCACCATCATTATTTGGGATGAAGCCCCAATGGTAAATCGACGTGCACTCAAATCTTTAGATAGAACATTTAAagatattatgaaaataaatttaccTTTTGGTGAGAAGGTGCTAATTTTGGGTGGAGATTTTCGTCAAGTACTTCTGGTTGTTCCAAAGGGTACAAAGGCAGAAATGATTGATGCATGCATAGTCAAGTCCCCATtatggaaaaatgtcaaagtaTTACATTGA
- the LOC142615124 gene encoding NADP-dependent glyceraldehyde-3-phosphate dehydrogenase: protein MAGTGLFAEILDGEHVYKYFADGEWKKSTSGKTVAIINPTTRKTQYKVQACSQEEVNKVMDLAKTAQKLWAKTPLWKRAELLHKAAAILKEHKAPIAECLVKEIAKPAKDSVTEVVRSGDLVSYTAEEGVRILGEGKFLVSDSFPGNERTKYCLTSKIPLGVVLAIPPFNYPVNLAVSKIAPALIAGNSIVLKPPTQGAVSCLHMVHCFHLAGFPKGLINCVTGKGSEIGDFLTMHPGVNCISFTGGDTGIAISKKAGMIPLQMELGGKDACIVLEDADLDLVAANIIKGGFSYSGQRCTAVKVVLVMESVADSLVEKVKAKVAKLTIGPPEDDCDITPVVSESSANYIEGLVKDAKEKGATFCQEYKREGNLIWPLLLDNVRPDMRIAWEEPFGPVLPVLRINSVEEGIHHCNASNFGLQGCVFTKDINKAMLISDAMETGTVQINSAPARGPDHFPFQGIKDSGIGSQGITNSINMMTKVKTTVINLPTPSYTMG from the exons ATGGCTGGGACTGGGTTGTTTGCAGAGATTTTGGATGGAGAGCATGTGTACAAGTACTTTGCAGATGGGGAGTGGAAGAAGTCAACTTCTGGGAAAACTGTTGCTATCATCAACCCAACTACAAGAAAGACTCAGTACAAGGTTCAAG CTTGTTCACAAGAAGAGGTAAATAAGGTCATGGATTTGGCAAAAACTGCACAGAAATTATGGGCAAAGACTCCACTTTGGAAGAGAGCAGAACTCCTTCACAAGGCAGCTGCTATCCTCAAAGAGCATAAAGCCCCAATTGCTGAATGCCTTGTAAAAGAAATCGCAAAGCCAGCTAAAGATTCAGTAACTGAG GTTGTGAGGTCTGGGGACCTGGTTTCTTACACTGCTGAAGAAGGGGTTAGGATTCTGGGGGAGGGAAAGTTCTTGGTCTCTGATAGTTTCCCTGGAAATGAGAGAACCAAGTACTGCCTCACTTCTAAG ATTCCACTTGGGGTGGTTTTAGCCATTCCCCCATTTAACTATCCTGTCAACCTTGCTGTGTCAAAGATTGCTCCTGCACTGATAGCTGGAAACTCCATTGTTCTCAAGCCTCCAACTCAG GGTGCTGTTTCTTGTCTCCATATGGTGCATTGCTTTCACTTGGCTGGTTTTCCCAAGGGTCTTATAAACTGTGTTACTGGGAAAGGCTCTGAGATTGGAGACTTCCTTACTATGCATCCTGGGGTGAACTGTATAAG CTTCACTGGTGGAGACACAGGAATTGCAATTTCAAAAAAGGCAGGCATGATTCCTCTTCAGATGGAATTGGGAGGAAAGGATGCCTGCATTGTACTTGAGGATGCTGACCTAGATTTGGTAGCAGCAAACATAATAAAGGGGGGCTTTTCTTACAG TGGCCAAAGATGCACAGCAGTTAAGGTTGTCTTGGTGATGGAATCTGTGGCTGATTCCTTGGTTGAGAAAGTGAAGGCTAAAGTGGCAAAATTGACCATTGGGCCACCTGAGGATGACTGTGATATCACTCCAGTGGTGTCAGAGTCATCTGCCAATTACATTGAAGGATTGGTTAAGGATGCTAAAGAAAAAGGAGCTACATTTTGCCAAGAGTACAAAAGAGAGGGCAACCTTATCTGGCCTTTGTTGTTAGATAATGTAAGGCCTGATATGAGGATTGCATGGGAAGAACCATTTGGACCAGTTCTGCCAGTTCTTAGGATCAATTCTGTAGAAGAAGGAATCCACCATTGCAATGCTAGCAATTTTGGACTCCAG GGTTGCGTCTTCACCAAGGACATTAACAAAGCAATGTTGATCAGTGATGCAATGGAGACTGGGACGGTTCAGATAAACTCAGCACCGGCTCGTGGACCAGATCATTTTCCTTTCCAG GGTATAAAGGATAGCGGAATTGGGTCTCAAGGAATCACGAACAGCATTAACATGATGACCAAGGTCAAGACCACTGTTATCAACTTACCAACTCCTTCATACACCATGGGCTAG